In a genomic window of Sus scrofa isolate TJ Tabasco breed Duroc chromosome 4, Sscrofa11.1, whole genome shotgun sequence:
- the KCNJ10 gene encoding ATP-sensitive inward rectifier potassium channel 10: MTSVAKVYYSQTTQTESRPLMGPGIRRRRVLTKDGRSNVRMEHIADKRFLYLKDLWTTFIDMQWRYKLLLFSATFAGTWFLFGVVWYLVAVAHGDLLELDPPANHTPCVVQVHTLTGAFLFSLESQTTIGYGFRYISEECPLAIVLLIAQLVLTTILEIFITGTFLAKIARPKKRAETIRFSQHAVVAAHNGKPCLMIRVANMRKSLLIGCQVTGKLLQTHQTKEGENIRLNQVNVTFQVDTASDSPFLILPLTFYHVVDETSPLKDLPLRSGEGDFELVLILSGTVESTSATCQVRTSYLPEEILWGYEFTPAISLSASGKYIADFSLFDQVVKVASPSGLRDSTVRYGDPEKLKLEESLREQAEKEGGALSVRISNV; encoded by the coding sequence ATGACATCGGTTGCCAAGGTGTATTACAGCCAGACCACTCAGACAGAAAGCCGGCCCCTAATGGGCCCAGGGATACGACGGAGGAGGGTCCTGACAAAAGATGGTCGCAGCAACGTGAGAATGGAGCACATTGCTGACAAGCGCTTCCTCTACCTCAAGGACCTGTGGACAACCTTCATTGACATGCAGTGGCGGTACAAGCTTCTGCTCTTCTCTGCAACCTTTGCAGGCACCTGGTTCCTCTTTGGCGTCGTGTGGTATCTGGTAGCTGTGGCCCATGGGGACCTGCTGGAGCTGGACCCCCCGGCCAACCATACGCCCTGTGTGGTACAGGTGCACACGCTCACGGGggccttcctcttctctcttgaaTCCCAGACCACCATTGGCTATGGCTTCCGCTACATCAGCGAGGAGTGCCCCTTGGCCATCGTGCTTCTTATTGCCCAGCTGGTGCTCACCACCATCCTGGAAATCTTCATCACGGGTACCTTCCTGGCAAAGATTGCCCGGCCCAAGAAGAGAGCAGAGACCATCCGTTTCAGCCAGCACGCGGTCGTGGCTGCCCACAATGGGAAGCCCTGCCTTATGATCCGGGTTGCCAACATGCGTAAGAGCCTCCTCATTGGCTGCCAGGTGACAGGCAAATTGCTTCAGACCCACCAGACCAAGGAGGGTGAGAACATCCGGCTCAACCAGGTCAATGTGACCTTCCAAGTGGACACAGCCTCTGACAGCCCCTTCCTCATTCTGCCCCTTACCTTCTACCACGTGGTAGATGAGACCAGTCCCTTGAAAGACCTCCCCCTGCGCAGTGGTGAAGGTGACTTTGAGCTGGTGTTGATCCTCAGTGGGACAGTGGAATCCACCAGCGCCACCTGCCAGGTGCGCACTTCCTACCTGCCGGAGGAGATCCTTTGGGGCTACGAGTTCACACCTGCCATCTCTTTGTCAGCCAGTGGCAAGTACATAGCAGACTTCAGCCTTTTTGACCAGGTGGTGAAAGTGGCTTCTCCTAGTGGCCTCCGTGACAGCACTGTCCGCTACGGAGACCCCGAAAAGCTCAAGTTGGAGGAGTCGTTAAGGGAGCAAGCTGAGAAGGAGGGCGGCGCCCTCAGTGTGCGCATCAGCAACGTCTGA